A single Triticum dicoccoides isolate Atlit2015 ecotype Zavitan chromosome 2A, WEW_v2.0, whole genome shotgun sequence DNA region contains:
- the LOC119357755 gene encoding importin-5-like, protein DGQVALKAHLLAALQSDPPKPIAKKVCDAISELATLLLPENTWAELLPFLFRAASTPEAPNLQESALLIFARLADYIAESLLDHLMTIHNLLASALAHPTSPDVRIAALSAAVNLVQCLPTNADRDKMQDLLPAMMRALTDCLNSSQEASAQEALELLVELAGAEPRFLRRQIADVAGAMLQIAEAAQLEDGTRHLAVEFVITLAEARERAPGMMRRLPQFVGRLFQVLMQMLLDVEDDPAWHTAETEDEDAGEGNNYGVAQECLDRLAIAIGGNAVVPIASELLPQYLSAPEWQKHHAALITLAQIAEGCAKVMLKNLEQVVSMILNGFQHPHPRVRWAAINAIGQLSTDLGPDLQVQYHQKVLPALANAMDDFQNPRVQAHAASAILNFSENCTPEILTPYLDGIVSKLLVLLQNGKQMVQEGALTALASVADSSQDHFKKYYDAVMPYLKAILMNATDKSNRMLRAKSMECISLVGMAVGKDKFRDDAKQVMEVLMALQGTPMETDDPITSYMLQAWARLCKCLGQDFLPYMHVVMPPLLQSAQLKPDVTITSAESDDEIESDDDSIETITLGDKRIGIRTSVLEEKATACNMLCCYADELKEGFFPWIDQVAPTLVPLLKFYFHEEVRRAAVAAMPELLRSAKLAVEKGQAPGRDESYVKQLSDFIIPALVEALHKEPETEMCSSMLDSLNECMQLSGCLLDENQVRAISDEIKNVIIASATRKRDRSERTKAEDFDADEGELLKEENEQEEEVFDQVGECLGTLIKTFKASFLPFFDELSVYVTPMLGKDKTAEERRIAICIFDDIAEQCRESALKYYDTYVPFLLEASNDDNSDVRQAAVYGLGVCAEFGGLTFRPLVGEALSKLNNVIRHPEAQHADNIMAYDNAVSALGKICQFHRDGIDAAQVIPAWLGCLPIKDDKIEAKVVHDQLCSMVERSDSQVLGPHSQYLPKIVSIFAEVLCNGKELATDETTTRMISVLKRFQQTLPPDFLASTFSTLQPQQQLMLQSILST, encoded by the exons GACGGCCAGGTCGCGCTCAAGGCCCACCTCCTTGCCGCGCTCCAGTCCGACCCCCCCAAGCCCATCGCCAAGAAGGTCTGCGACGCCATATCCGAGCTCGCCACGCTCCTCCTCCCGGAGAACACCTGGGCCGAGCTGCTGCCGTTCCTCTTCCGCGCGGCCTCCACCCCCGAGGCGCCCAACCTGCAGGAGTCGGCGCTGCTCATCTTCGCACGCCTCGCCGATTACATCGCCGAATCTCTTCTCGACCATTTGATGACCATCCACAACCTTCTAGCATCTGCCCTGGCGCACCCGACCTCGCCTGATGTTCGCATCGCCGCGCTGAGCGCCGCCGTTAATCTCGTTCAGTGCCTGCCAACTAACGCTGACAGAGATAAGATGCAGGACTTGCTGCCTGCGATGATGAGGGCGCTCACGGATTGCCTGAATTCGTCCCAGGAGGCATCTGCACAGGAGGCACTGGAGCTGCTTGTGGAGCTGGCTGGTGCAGAGCCAAGGTTCCTGCGGCGACAGATTGCTGATGTGGCAGGAGCGATGCTGCAAATAGCTGAAGCTGCACAGTTGGAGGATGGAACTAGGCACCTGGCTGTCGAGTTTGTGATTACTCTTGCTGAGGCCAGGGAGCGTGCACCAGGAATGATGCGCAGGCTCCCGCAGTTTGTTGGCAGGCTCTTCCAAGTACTTATGCAGATGTTGCTTGATGTAGAGGATGACCCTGCCTGGCACACTGCCGAAACCGAGGACGAAGATGCAGGTGAAGGGAACAACTATGGAGTGGCGCAGGAGTGCCTTGACCGTCTTGCCATTGCCATTGGTGGGAATGCAGTTGTGCCGATTGCATCTGAGCTGCTCCCACAATATCTTTCTGCTCCAGAGTggcagaagcaccatgctgctcttATCACGCTTGCACAGATTGCAGAGGGATGTGCAAAG GTTATGCTTAAAAACTTGGAGCAGGTGGTTTCGATGATACTGAATGGATTCCAACACCCTCATCCTCGAGTGCGGTGGGCTGCAATCAATGCCATTGGTCAGCTGTCTACAGATTTGGGCCCAGACTTGCAGGTTCAGTACCACCAGAAGGTGCTGCCTGCATTGGCTAATGCCATGGACGATTTTCAGAATCCACGTGTGCAG GCACATGCTGCGTCCGCAATCTTGAATTTCAGTGAGAATTGCACGCCCGAAATTCTGACACCATACCTGGATGGAATCGTTAGCAAATTACTTGTTCTTCTCCAG AACGGTAAGCAAATGGTGCAAGAGGGAGCATTGACAGCTTTAGCATCAGTAGCTGATTCATCACAG GACCACTTCAAGAAATACTATGATGCTGTTATGCCGTACCTGAAAGCTATTTTGATGAATGCAACTGACAAGTCTAATAGGATGCTCCGTGCCAAGTCCATGGAGTGTATAAGTCTTGTTGGAATGGCTGTAGGCAAGGATAAATTTAGGGATGATGCCAAGCAG GTCATGGAAGTGCTTATGGCTTTGCAAGGAACTCCAATGGAAACAGATGATCCGATAACCAGCTACATGTTGCAG GCTTGGGCCAGGCTATGCAAATGTCTTGGACAGGATTTTCTTCCTTACATGCATGTTGTTATGCCACCACTGCTTCAGTCTGCTCAGCTGAAGCCTGATGTCACAATTACTTCAGCCGAATCAGATGATGAAATAGAATCAGATGACGACAG CATTGAAACGATCACACTTGGTGACAAAAGAATTGGAATTCGAACTAGTGTGCTGGAAGAGAAAGCAACGGCTTGCAACATGCTGTGTTGCTATGCTGATGAGCTCAAGGAGGGTTTCTTTCCATGGATTGATCAG GTTGCTCCTACATTGGTCCCTCTTCTTAAGTTTTACTTCCATGAAGAAGTGAGAAGAGCTGCTGTTGCAG CTATGCCTGAACTGTTACGTTCGGCAAAATTGGCTGTTGAGAAGGGGCAGGCTCCAGGACGCGATGAGTCTTACGTTAAACAATTGTCTGATTTCATAATTCCAGCTCTGGTTGAAGCGCTGCACAAG GAGCCGGAAACCGAAATGTGCTCATCCATGCTGGATTCCTTAAATGAGTGTATGCAG CTTTCTGGATGTCTTCTTGATGAGAATCAAGTAAGAGCTATTTCGGATGAGATTAAGAATGTTATTATAGCCAGTGCAACCAGGAAAAGAGACAGATCAGAGAGAACAAAAGCAGAAGATTTTGATGCTGATGAAGGAGAACTACTCAAAGAAGAGAATGAGCAGGAGGAGGAAGTGTTTGATCAG GTCGGCGAGTGCCTGGGAACTTTGATTAAAACCTTTAAAGCTTCTTTCTTGCCGTTCTTTGATGAGCTATCTGTGTATGTTACACCAATGTTG GGAAAGGACAAGACAGCTGAGGAGAGAAGGATAGCTATCTGCATTTTTGATGACATTGCAGAGCAATGTCGTGAGTCGGCTCTGAA GTATTATGATACCTATGTTCCTTTCCTGTTGGAGGCATCCAACGATGATAACTCAGATGTTCGGCAG GCTGCTGTTTATGGCCTGGGCGTATGTGCTGAGTTTGGCGGCCTTACTTTCCGTCCTTTAGTTGGAG AGGCCCTGTCAAAGCTGAACAATGTTATCAGACATCCAGAAGCACAACATGCAGATAATATTATGGCATATGATAATGCTGTTTCAGCACTTGGAAAAATATGTCAATTTCATCGCGATGGGATTGATGCGGCTCAG GTCATTCCAGCATGGCTTGGTTGCTTGCCTATAAAAGATGACAAGATTGAAGCAAAAGTTGTACATGATCAGCTTTGTTCGATGGTGGAGAG ATCGGACTCACAGGTTCTTGGACCTCATAGTCAGTATCTTCCTAAAATAGTCTCTATTTTTGCTGAG GTTCTGTGCAATGGAAAGGAGCTTGCAACAGATGAAACAACCACCCGGATGATCAGTGTTCTGAAGCGATTTCAGCAGACATTGCCACCTGATTTTCTTGCCTCAACATTTTCCACCTTGCAACCACAGCAGCAGCTAATGCTCCAGTCCATCCTATCCACATAG